One Pseudomonas brassicacearum genomic region harbors:
- a CDS encoding Gfo/Idh/MocA family protein, producing MRELGIGLIGTGFMGRAHALAFHNAKAVFDLPLNLTLAALADADPQRARQCAQSWGFETAHSDWQQLIDDPKVNLIAITTPNHLHFPMAMAALAAGKPVYCEKPLAVSLEQAEQMRQAARAAGVVTRVGYNYQHNPIIQLARDMIQRGELGQIISFQGEFSEDFMADPTSPWSWRCEAAHAGGALADLGSHLLAMARHLLGDVEAVCADSQTVHHQRPASAGNAEQRAIAVDDQIHALLRFANGARGTVSSSWLKHGYKNHLSFEISGTLGTLAFDQERLNELRLCRVGQSGFQRLLAGPDLPGYAAFSPAAGHQLGYNELKTLEVQELIMTLAGEGGSGTDFDEAWEVERLAAAIRVAAREQRWVKISE from the coding sequence ATGCGTGAACTCGGCATCGGTCTGATTGGCACCGGCTTCATGGGCCGTGCCCATGCCTTGGCGTTCCACAATGCCAAGGCGGTGTTCGACCTCCCCCTGAACCTGACACTCGCGGCCCTGGCCGACGCCGATCCTCAGCGTGCCCGACAGTGCGCCCAAAGCTGGGGATTCGAGACCGCCCACAGTGACTGGCAACAGCTGATCGACGACCCCAAGGTCAACCTGATCGCCATCACCACCCCCAACCACCTGCACTTCCCGATGGCCATGGCGGCGCTGGCGGCGGGGAAACCGGTCTATTGTGAAAAGCCCCTGGCGGTGTCCCTGGAGCAAGCCGAGCAGATGCGCCAGGCGGCCAGGGCCGCCGGCGTAGTGACGCGGGTCGGCTACAACTATCAGCACAATCCGATCATCCAACTGGCGCGGGACATGATCCAACGCGGCGAACTGGGGCAGATCATCAGCTTCCAGGGCGAATTCAGCGAAGACTTCATGGCCGACCCGACCTCGCCGTGGTCATGGCGTTGCGAAGCGGCCCACGCTGGCGGCGCACTGGCCGACCTGGGCAGCCATTTGCTGGCCATGGCCCGGCATTTGTTGGGCGATGTCGAGGCGGTGTGCGCCGACAGTCAGACCGTGCATCACCAACGCCCTGCCAGCGCCGGCAATGCCGAACAACGCGCCATCGCCGTGGACGACCAGATCCACGCCCTGCTGCGTTTCGCCAACGGCGCCCGAGGCACGGTGAGCAGCAGTTGGCTCAAGCATGGCTACAAGAACCATCTGAGTTTCGAGATCAGTGGCACCCTGGGCACATTGGCCTTCGATCAGGAACGGCTCAATGAGCTGCGCCTGTGTCGCGTCGGCCAGTCAGGCTTCCAGCGTCTGCTGGCCGGCCCGGACTTGCCCGGCTATGCCGCATTCAGCCCGGCCGCCGGACACCAGTTGGGCTACAACGAATTGAAGACGCTGGAAGTGCAGGAACTGATCATGACGCTTGCCGGCGAAGGCGGCAGCGGGACGGACTTCGACGAGGCCTGGGAGGTGGAGCGGCTGGCGGCGGCGATTCGGGTGGCGGCGAGGGAGCAGCGTTGGGTGAAAATCAGTGAATAG
- a CDS encoding SDR family oxidoreductase, whose amino-acid sequence MSKTQLFDLDGKIAFVSGASRGIGEAIAKLLAQQGAHVIVSSRKLDGCQHVADAIIAAGGKATAIACHIGEMEQISQVFAGIREQFGRLDILVNNAATNPQFCNVLDTDLGAFQKTVDVNIRGYFFMSVEAGKLMRENGGGSIINVASINGISPGVFQGIYSVTKAAVINMTKVFAKECAQFGIRCNALLPGLTDTKFASALVKNDAILKTALAQIPLKRVADPSEMAGAVLYLASDASSYTTGVALNVDGGFLS is encoded by the coding sequence ATGTCCAAGACCCAGTTGTTCGACCTCGACGGTAAAATCGCTTTCGTTTCCGGCGCCAGCCGCGGCATCGGCGAGGCCATCGCTAAGTTGCTGGCCCAGCAAGGCGCCCATGTGATCGTGTCCAGCCGCAAGCTCGACGGTTGCCAGCATGTGGCCGACGCCATCATCGCCGCCGGCGGCAAGGCCACCGCCATCGCTTGCCACATCGGGGAAATGGAGCAGATCAGCCAGGTGTTCGCTGGCATCCGCGAACAGTTCGGGCGCCTCGACATCCTGGTGAACAACGCCGCCACCAACCCGCAATTCTGCAATGTGCTGGACACCGACCTGGGTGCATTCCAGAAAACCGTGGACGTGAACATTCGCGGCTACTTCTTCATGTCGGTGGAAGCCGGCAAGCTGATGCGCGAGAACGGCGGCGGCAGCATCATCAACGTGGCGTCGATCAACGGCATCTCGCCGGGGGTCTTCCAGGGCATCTACTCGGTGACTAAGGCCGCGGTGATCAACATGACCAAGGTCTTCGCCAAGGAATGCGCGCAGTTCGGCATTCGCTGCAACGCCTTGCTGCCGGGCCTGACCGACACCAAGTTCGCCTCGGCGCTGGTCAAGAACGACGCCATCCTGAAAACCGCCCTGGCGCAGATCCCCCTCAAGCGCGTGGCCGACCCGAGCGAAATGGCCGGTGCGGTGTTGTACCTGGCCAGTGATGCGTCGAGCTACACCACGGGCGTGGCGTTGAATGTGGATGGTGGGTTCCTGTCCTGA
- a CDS encoding phosphotransferase family protein — MAFTDQSTRVRDGEELDANLIDPYLKAHIPGLTGLPRISQFPGGASNLTYLLEYPEQEFVLRRPPFGHKAKSAHDMGREFRILNQLREAFPYCPKAYVHCTDDSVMGAEFYVMERVKGIILRSELPPELGFDAARTETLCKSFIDRLVELHRVDYNACGLADLGKPEGYVARQIRGWSDRYEKALTPDAPKWETVKAWLNDKMPADHPTSSIVHNDYRFDNVILDPENPMQIIGVLDWELTTLGDPLMDLGNSLAYWIEAGDPAPVQLMRRQPSHAPGMLTRREFVDYYAERAGIRIDNFDFYYTYGLFRLAGIVQQIYYRFFHGQTQDKRFAQFVQMNKLLEQMSLQVIGKSTL, encoded by the coding sequence ATGGCGTTTACTGATCAGTCCACCCGCGTGCGCGACGGTGAAGAACTCGATGCCAACCTGATCGACCCGTACCTCAAGGCCCACATTCCAGGCCTCACCGGCCTGCCACGGATCAGCCAGTTTCCCGGTGGCGCGTCGAACCTGACCTACCTGCTGGAATACCCCGAACAGGAATTCGTCCTGCGCCGTCCGCCGTTCGGTCACAAGGCCAAGTCCGCCCACGACATGGGCCGCGAATTCCGCATTCTCAATCAACTGCGCGAGGCTTTCCCCTACTGCCCGAAGGCCTATGTGCACTGCACCGACGATTCGGTGATGGGCGCCGAGTTCTACGTGATGGAACGGGTCAAGGGCATCATCCTGCGCTCCGAGCTACCGCCGGAGCTGGGTTTCGACGCCGCCCGCACCGAAACGCTGTGCAAGAGCTTCATCGACAGGCTCGTTGAATTGCACCGGGTCGACTATAACGCCTGCGGCCTGGCCGACCTGGGCAAGCCCGAAGGCTACGTGGCCCGGCAGATCCGTGGCTGGAGCGACCGCTACGAAAAAGCCCTGACCCCCGACGCGCCGAAATGGGAGACGGTCAAGGCCTGGCTCAACGACAAGATGCCCGCCGACCATCCCACGTCGAGCATCGTCCACAACGACTACCGCTTCGACAATGTCATCCTTGACCCCGAGAACCCGATGCAGATCATCGGCGTGCTGGACTGGGAACTGACCACCCTTGGCGATCCATTGATGGATTTGGGCAACAGCCTCGCCTACTGGATCGAGGCCGGCGACCCGGCACCGGTGCAACTGATGCGCCGCCAGCCCAGCCACGCGCCTGGCATGCTGACCCGCCGCGAGTTCGTCGATTACTACGCCGAGCGCGCCGGGATCCGCATCGACAACTTCGACTTCTATTACACCTACGGCCTGTTCCGCCTGGCCGGCATCGTCCAGCAGATCTACTACCGCTTCTTCCACGGCCAGACCCAGGACAAACGCTTCGCGCAGTTCGTTCAGATGAACAAACTGCTGGAGCAGATGAGCCTGCAGGTCATCGGCAAATCCACGCTCTGA
- a CDS encoding DUF4280 domain-containing protein: MGCPQVCGTATLQCSFGAAPAVLNVLPVNRLLTGGMPAANIMDHIPLVNITTFGMCQSLANPTVAAATAAALGVLTPMPCIPATATPWIPGGAPTLLLGNMPAIDANSTLMCTWAGVIKIVVPGQVQMLIP, translated from the coding sequence ATGGGATGCCCGCAAGTCTGTGGCACCGCAACCTTGCAATGCAGCTTTGGCGCGGCCCCGGCGGTGCTCAATGTGTTGCCGGTCAATCGCCTGCTGACCGGCGGGATGCCGGCGGCGAACATCATGGATCACATCCCGCTGGTGAACATCACCACCTTCGGCATGTGCCAGAGCCTGGCGAACCCGACCGTGGCCGCGGCGACTGCGGCAGCCTTGGGCGTACTGACCCCCATGCCGTGCATTCCCGCCACCGCCACCCCATGGATCCCCGGCGGCGCGCCGACCCTGTTGCTGGGCAACATGCCGGCCATCGACGCCAACAGCACCTTGATGTGCACCTGGGCCGGAGTGATCAAGATCGTGGTGCCGGGGCAGGTGCAGATGTTGATTCCCTGA
- a CDS encoding toxin-antitoxin system YwqK family antitoxin: MALKRLDLEHDDSRLSGQLVDGRLDGALQIEEAQRPQAKLNYSQGELQGTSTLYHPNGKVSAVLPFVKGKLQGVASFYAAEGGLQRQASYRRGLLHGEANNYFPDGQLAEAEFYRDGVRDGRYRRLHANGNPAVEARYLNGQLLEPAHTYAEDGRPLDADGKPISRVRWWFRRWNDPAQA; the protein is encoded by the coding sequence ATGGCCTTGAAAAGACTGGACCTGGAGCATGACGACAGCCGGCTGAGCGGGCAATTGGTCGATGGCCGGCTCGACGGCGCACTGCAGATCGAAGAAGCACAACGACCGCAGGCAAAACTCAACTACAGCCAGGGTGAACTGCAAGGCACCAGCACCCTGTATCACCCGAATGGAAAGGTCTCGGCAGTGTTGCCGTTCGTGAAAGGCAAGTTGCAGGGCGTGGCGAGCTTTTACGCGGCCGAAGGTGGATTGCAGCGCCAGGCCTCTTACCGTCGCGGGTTACTGCACGGTGAGGCGAACAACTACTTCCCCGACGGGCAACTGGCCGAAGCCGAGTTCTATCGCGACGGCGTGCGCGACGGCCGCTATCGCCGCCTGCACGCCAATGGCAACCCCGCGGTCGAAGCTCGCTACCTCAACGGCCAACTGCTGGAACCGGCCCACACCTACGCTGAAGACGGCCGGCCACTGGATGCCGACGGCAAGCCGATCTCCCGGGTGCGCTGGTGGTTCAGGCGCTGGAATGATCCGGCGCAGGCGTGA
- the tssI gene encoding type VI secretion system tip protein VgrG: MPRFTDSNTTLSLTAASLSALYPESLSGEESLNALGSHILNGINDGASLTLTSAVASHVTTTLHKDALLRPLDFLVAEIRQLPADATAERYQLVLRPWLWWLSLASNNRVFQNLATADIVTTIFKAHGFTDFQLKLTGSYSPREYCVQYGETDLAFVSRLMEEDGIFWFFTHEDGKHTLVLADSNDAFAPIPNGPTVNYLGQRMGERELHGIRSGQVCLQAVAGVYQATDYEFTTPTTSLYSQAEAVAGPSSMYEHPGGYTVKGQGDALTKQRVDGLRSQEKRFVGESDCRWLVPGYWFTLAGHEDTTLNIDWVVTSVSHEASHEHYRNRFEAIPKATAYRPARTTPKPRMHTQTALVVGKAGEEIWTDEYGRIKLQFPWDRTGKNDETSSCWVRVVLPWSGKGFGMQFVPRIGQEVIVTFIDGDPDRPLVTGCVYNGDNALPYALPANQTQSGIKTNSSKGGGGFNELRFEDKKDAEEVFLQAQKDFNINVLNDTTATVGHDETLTVQNARTRTVKEGDETIILEKGKRSVTLQTGSDSLDVKDTRTVTVGSDQNHSTGGNFAHKVTGNYDLTVDGNLTIKVSGTLTLQSGGSFAIKSGADLAAQASTSISQKAGTALSNQAGTSLENKAGTTLTNDAGISLVNKAAAEQTVDGGGMLTIKGGLVKVN, from the coding sequence ATGCCCCGCTTCACCGACAGCAATACCACCCTCTCCCTCACCGCCGCCTCGCTGTCGGCGCTGTACCCTGAATCACTGTCGGGCGAAGAAAGCCTCAATGCATTGGGCTCGCACATCCTCAACGGCATCAACGACGGTGCGTCCCTGACACTCACCAGCGCCGTCGCCAGCCATGTCACCACCACCCTGCACAAGGATGCGCTGCTGCGCCCGCTGGATTTTCTGGTGGCTGAAATCCGTCAGCTTCCAGCTGATGCCACCGCCGAACGCTATCAACTGGTACTGCGTCCCTGGCTCTGGTGGCTGAGCCTTGCCAGCAACAACCGCGTGTTCCAGAACCTCGCCACGGCGGACATCGTCACCACGATTTTCAAGGCCCATGGCTTCACCGATTTCCAGCTCAAACTCACCGGCAGCTACAGCCCGCGCGAATACTGCGTGCAATACGGCGAGACTGATCTGGCGTTCGTCTCGCGCCTGATGGAAGAGGACGGGATCTTCTGGTTCTTCACCCATGAAGACGGCAAGCACACCCTGGTACTGGCCGACAGCAACGACGCGTTCGCGCCCATCCCCAATGGGCCGACAGTGAACTATCTCGGGCAGAGAATGGGCGAGCGGGAACTGCACGGCATCCGCTCGGGGCAAGTGTGCCTGCAAGCGGTGGCCGGGGTTTACCAAGCGACCGATTACGAATTCACCACACCGACGACGTCGCTCTACAGCCAGGCCGAAGCCGTGGCCGGACCGAGCTCGATGTACGAGCATCCGGGCGGTTATACCGTCAAGGGTCAAGGCGACGCGTTGACCAAGCAGCGGGTGGATGGCCTGCGCAGCCAGGAGAAGCGTTTTGTCGGCGAGAGCGACTGCCGCTGGTTGGTACCGGGGTATTGGTTCACCCTCGCTGGCCATGAAGACACGACGCTGAATATCGATTGGGTGGTGACCTCGGTCAGCCACGAAGCCAGCCACGAGCACTATCGCAACCGCTTCGAAGCGATCCCCAAGGCCACCGCTTATCGACCGGCCCGCACCACGCCAAAACCGCGCATGCACACCCAGACGGCACTGGTGGTGGGCAAGGCCGGTGAAGAAATCTGGACCGACGAATACGGGCGGATCAAGTTGCAGTTCCCCTGGGACCGCACCGGCAAGAACGACGAAACCTCGTCCTGCTGGGTCCGCGTGGTCCTGCCCTGGAGCGGCAAGGGCTTTGGCATGCAGTTCGTGCCGCGCATTGGCCAGGAGGTCATCGTAACCTTCATCGACGGCGACCCGGACCGACCGCTGGTAACCGGCTGCGTCTACAACGGCGACAACGCCTTGCCCTATGCGTTGCCGGCGAACCAGACCCAGTCCGGAATCAAGACCAATTCATCCAAGGGCGGCGGCGGCTTCAATGAACTGCGTTTCGAAGACAAGAAGGACGCCGAGGAGGTGTTTCTCCAGGCCCAGAAGGACTTCAACATCAACGTGCTCAACGACACCACCGCCACCGTCGGCCATGACGAAACCCTCACCGTGCAGAACGCCCGCACCCGCACGGTCAAGGAAGGCGACGAGACCATCATCCTGGAGAAAGGCAAGCGCAGCGTGACCCTCCAGACCGGCAGCGACAGCCTCGATGTGAAAGACACCCGCACCGTCACCGTGGGCTCGGACCAGAACCACAGCACGGGCGGCAACTTCGCGCACAAGGTCACTGGCAACTACGACTTGACGGTGGACGGCAACCTGACCATCAAGGTCAGCGGCACCCTGACCCTGCAAAGCGGCGGCAGTTTCGCGATCAAGAGCGGCGCGGACCTGGCGGCCCAGGCCAGCACATCGATCAGCCAGAAAGCCGGCACGGCCCTGAGCAACCAGGCCGGTACGTCGCTGGAAAACAAGGCCGGCACCACCCTGACCAACGATGCCGGTATCAGCCTGGTGAACAAGGCCGCCGCCGAACAGACCGTGGACGGCGGCGGCATGCTGACGATCAAGGGCGGCCTGGTGAAGGTCAACTGA
- the tssH gene encoding type VI secretion system ATPase TssH: protein MELASLIGRLNPDNRRALERAAQRCMQRSHHYVEIEHLLLELLDIEGGDFACLLPRFGLERDAVAAETNKALDLFKSGSTRTPALSAQTIGLLEDAVVQASVLGLDSIRSGLLLLALLDRDERRSLLLNSASSLLRIPRDALRAHLLEWTESSREHVGGVRAVKPGEAPQKQDPVLDQYTQDLTADARAGRIDPIVGRDGEIRQCIDILLRRRQNNPILVGAPGVGKTAVVEGLALRIAAGDVPPSLQEVTLRVLDLGLLQAGAGVKGEFEQRLKGVIDAVRSAEKPIILFIDEAHTLIGAGGAEGGSDAANLLKPALARGELRTLAATTWLEYKKYFEKDPALARRFQLVQVEEPDELTAVEMLRGVATKLEQHHGVQVLDAAIHEAVKLSHRYISGRQLPDKAISVLDTACARVALGQHDVPPPLESLRHRQNSLKDEVERLRREQATGLDHRERITLLEGESTSNVQAIRELETRWGEEREAVRELLDTRRELLALSERADSEKPDTEIDNRIDHLAAELLRLEAGLDAIRQDDPLVPEQVDSKTVAAVIAGWTGIPVGKMLADEAHAVRTLGQRMGQRVMGQGTALNTIAQRLQAYRAGLTDPQKPVGVFLLVGPTGVGKTETAYALADALYGGERNLISINLSEYQEAHTVSQLKGAPPGYVGYGSGGVLTEAVRRKPYSVVLLDEIEKAHPDVLEAFYNVFDKGLMEDGTGLVVDFKNTVMLATSNVGAELLLDTPAAQLGTDAFNESLHKVLLQAFRPAFLARMTVVAYRPLDEATLEGIVLAKLEKLRGRYKAATGKQFEFDAGIVKAVLAKCSAAGARDVENVLMTQVTGKLAEWVLE, encoded by the coding sequence ATGGAACTGGCCAGCCTGATCGGACGCCTCAACCCGGACAACCGTCGCGCCCTGGAACGAGCCGCGCAACGCTGCATGCAGCGCAGCCATCACTACGTGGAAATCGAACACCTGCTGCTGGAGTTGCTGGACATCGAAGGCGGCGACTTCGCTTGCCTGCTGCCGCGCTTTGGCCTGGAACGTGATGCGGTGGCGGCGGAAACCAACAAGGCCCTGGACCTGTTCAAATCCGGCAGCACCCGTACGCCCGCCCTGTCGGCGCAAACCATCGGCCTGCTGGAAGACGCCGTGGTCCAGGCCAGTGTGTTGGGCCTGGACAGCATTCGCTCCGGACTGTTGCTGTTGGCGCTGCTGGACCGTGACGAGCGTCGCAGCCTGCTGCTCAACAGCGCCTCGTCATTGCTGCGCATTCCCCGGGACGCCCTGCGCGCCCATTTACTGGAGTGGACTGAGAGCTCCCGCGAACATGTCGGCGGCGTGCGTGCGGTCAAACCCGGTGAGGCGCCGCAGAAACAGGACCCGGTCCTCGACCAATACACCCAGGACCTGACCGCCGACGCCCGGGCCGGACGCATCGACCCCATCGTCGGGCGCGACGGCGAGATTCGCCAGTGCATCGATATCCTGCTCAGGCGCCGACAGAACAACCCGATCCTGGTGGGCGCGCCAGGTGTCGGCAAGACGGCGGTGGTGGAAGGCCTGGCCCTGCGCATCGCGGCGGGGGATGTGCCGCCATCCTTGCAGGAGGTTACGCTGCGGGTGCTTGACCTCGGCTTGTTACAGGCCGGCGCCGGCGTCAAAGGTGAATTCGAACAGCGCCTCAAAGGTGTGATCGACGCGGTACGCAGCGCGGAAAAACCGATCATTCTGTTCATCGACGAAGCCCACACCCTGATCGGTGCCGGCGGCGCAGAGGGCGGCAGCGACGCGGCCAACCTGCTCAAACCGGCCCTGGCCCGGGGCGAGCTGCGCACCCTGGCCGCCACCACCTGGCTTGAGTACAAAAAATATTTCGAGAAAGACCCGGCCCTGGCCCGGCGTTTCCAATTGGTGCAAGTCGAAGAACCGGACGAACTCACCGCCGTGGAAATGCTCCGTGGCGTAGCGACCAAGCTGGAACAGCACCACGGTGTGCAAGTGCTGGACGCAGCCATCCACGAAGCGGTGAAACTGTCCCACCGCTACATCTCCGGACGACAGTTGCCGGACAAAGCCATCAGCGTGCTCGACACCGCCTGCGCCCGGGTCGCCCTCGGCCAGCATGATGTACCGCCGCCCCTGGAAAGCCTGCGCCACCGCCAGAACAGCCTCAAGGACGAAGTCGAACGCCTGCGCCGGGAACAGGCCACTGGCCTGGATCATCGCGAACGCATCACCCTGCTGGAAGGCGAATCGACCAGCAACGTGCAGGCCATTCGCGAGCTGGAAACCCGCTGGGGCGAAGAGCGCGAAGCGGTGCGCGAATTGCTCGACACCCGGCGCGAACTGCTCGCCCTGAGCGAACGCGCCGACAGTGAAAAACCCGACACCGAGATCGATAACCGCATCGACCACCTGGCCGCCGAACTGTTGCGCCTGGAAGCCGGCCTCGATGCCATTCGCCAGGACGATCCGCTGGTGCCGGAACAGGTGGACAGCAAGACCGTCGCCGCCGTGATCGCCGGTTGGACCGGCATCCCGGTGGGCAAGATGCTCGCCGACGAAGCCCACGCCGTACGCACCCTCGGCCAGCGCATGGGCCAGCGAGTCATGGGCCAAGGCACGGCGCTAAACACCATCGCCCAACGCCTGCAAGCCTACCGCGCCGGCCTCACCGACCCGCAGAAACCGGTCGGGGTGTTCCTGCTGGTGGGGCCCACCGGCGTGGGCAAGACCGAAACCGCCTACGCCTTGGCCGATGCCTTGTACGGGGGCGAGCGCAACCTGATCAGCATCAACCTTTCCGAGTATCAGGAAGCCCACACCGTCAGCCAACTCAAAGGCGCCCCGCCCGGCTACGTCGGCTACGGCAGCGGTGGCGTGCTCACCGAGGCGGTGCGGCGCAAACCCTATTCAGTGGTGCTGCTGGATGAAATCGAAAAAGCCCACCCGGATGTGCTCGAGGCGTTCTACAACGTCTTCGACAAAGGCCTGATGGAAGACGGCACCGGCCTGGTGGTCGACTTCAAGAACACCGTGATGCTCGCCACCAGCAACGTCGGCGCCGAACTGCTGCTGGACACACCGGCCGCGCAACTGGGCACTGATGCCTTCAACGAATCCTTGCATAAAGTCCTGCTGCAAGCGTTTCGCCCGGCGTTCCTGGCACGCATGACCGTGGTGGCGTATCGACCGTTGGATGAAGCGACGCTGGAGGGGATTGTCCTGGCGAAACTGGAGAAATTGCGCGGGCGCTACAAGGCCGCGACGGGCAAGCAGTTCGAGTTCGATGCCGGAATCGTCAAGGCTGTGTTGGCCAAGTGCAGCGCGGCGGGGGCACGGGATGTCGAGAATGTGTTGATGACACAAGTGACGGGAAAACTGGCGGAGTGGGTGTTGGAATGA
- the tssG gene encoding type VI secretion system baseplate subunit TssG, whose protein sequence is MATPSRQTPDALNLSQRLRRDPQRFEWLQALLLLEREHPQAEPLGSGTAPHAEALRLRGPLTPLFAASEVESLSQEPGSQPVLTTPIFGLGGPDGPLPYAYQEWLQQRARARDHAPAEFLDLFQHRLLSLLYKVMRKHRIALGFTAPGASAVHAQLRALTGLLPKALQERQAAPDSAVLACTALYADGRRSLAGFAAIVREQFGLPVELTAYEGGWRDIPSASRSRLQPGGRNLRLGRSAVAGTRVWDEHAGVRLTLGPLSAAQANGLLPNGETHPLLASLYALYFGPDLDCTLVLLVRGAGPLQLGHQAPPRLNWNGGLQRQSNLTVQRIVTRLRQPEIA, encoded by the coding sequence ATGGCAACCCCAAGCCGGCAAACCCCTGACGCTCTGAACCTGAGTCAACGGCTGCGGCGTGACCCACAACGCTTCGAATGGCTCCAGGCCTTATTGCTGCTGGAACGCGAACATCCCCAGGCCGAACCCTTGGGCAGCGGCACCGCGCCGCACGCCGAAGCCTTGCGCCTGCGCGGGCCGTTGACGCCGCTGTTCGCCGCCAGTGAAGTCGAAAGCCTGAGCCAGGAACCCGGTTCGCAACCGGTCCTGACCACGCCGATCTTTGGCCTCGGCGGCCCCGACGGTCCCCTACCCTACGCTTATCAGGAGTGGCTGCAACAACGGGCGCGGGCGCGGGATCATGCGCCCGCGGAATTTCTCGATCTGTTCCAGCATCGCTTGCTCAGCCTGCTCTATAAGGTGATGCGCAAGCATCGCATCGCCCTGGGCTTCACCGCGCCTGGTGCCTCTGCGGTGCACGCGCAATTGCGAGCCCTGACCGGCCTGTTGCCCAAGGCTTTGCAGGAGCGCCAGGCCGCGCCTGATTCCGCCGTGCTGGCCTGCACCGCACTGTACGCCGATGGCCGGCGCTCCCTGGCCGGGTTTGCGGCGATTGTCCGCGAGCAGTTCGGGCTGCCGGTGGAGCTGACGGCCTACGAAGGGGGTTGGCGGGACATCCCGTCCGCCAGCCGCAGCCGCTTGCAGCCGGGCGGCCGCAACCTGCGCCTGGGCCGCAGCGCCGTGGCCGGCACCCGGGTCTGGGACGAACATGCCGGTGTGCGCCTGACCCTTGGCCCGCTGAGCGCCGCCCAGGCCAATGGCTTACTGCCCAACGGCGAGACCCATCCGTTACTCGCCAGCCTGTATGCCTTGTATTTCGGCCCCGACCTGGACTGCACCCTGGTGCTACTGGTCCGTGGTGCCGGCCCTCTGCAACTGGGCCATCAAGCGCCGCCACGGTTGAACTGGAACGGCGGTCTGCAACGTCAATCCAACCTGACCGTGCAACGGATCGTCACCCGCCTTCGTCAGCCGGAGATCGCCTGA